From Camelus dromedarius isolate mCamDro1 chromosome 12, mCamDro1.pat, whole genome shotgun sequence, the proteins below share one genomic window:
- the LOC105090057 gene encoding olfactory receptor 5G9 — MASENYTRVTEFVFRGLTYNPCLQVLLFLLLLSFYVINLTGNLGMVALIQIDVRLHTPMYFFLSHLSFVDICFSSAVSPKMLADFFAKRKAISFLGCALQQWFFGFFVAAECFLLASMANDRYVAICNPLLYSVAMSRRLCIQLVAGPYAIGFVNTVTHTTNAFRLPFCGPNVINHFFCDMSPLLSLVCADTRLNKLVIFVVAGAVGVFSGLTILVSYICILIAILKIRSAEGRRKAFSTCSSHLTAVSILYGTLFFIYVRPSASFSLDLNKVVSVFYTAVIPMLNPLIYSLRNKEVKDAIHRTVTKRKFWSLDSYLQRTLGEESKRTDQLCRFLRFQAT; from the coding sequence ATGGCCAGTGAAAACTACACGCGGGTCACTGAGTTCGTTTTCAGAGGTTTGACTTACAACCCCTGCCTGCAGGTGCTTCTCTTCCTGCTCCTTCTGAGTTTCTACGTCATCAACCTAACCGGAAACTTGGGGATGGTTGCTCTGATACAGATCGATGTCCGCCTTCACACgcccatgtactttttcctcagCCACCTGTCCTTTGTGGACATCTGCTTCTCCTCAGCCGTGAGCCCCAAGATGCTCGCCGACTTCTTTGCGAAGAGGAAAGCCATCTCCTTCCTGGGCTGTGCTTTGCAGCAGTGGTTCTTTGGGTTCTTTGTGGCGGCAGAGTGTTTTCTCCTGGCGTCCATGGCCAATGACCGCTATGTCGCCATCTGCAACCCATTATTGTATTCAGTTGCCATGTCCCGGAGACTCTGTATCCAGCTGGTGGCTGGTCCCTATGCCATCGGGTTCGTGAACACCGTGACGCACACAACAAATGCATTTCGCCTCCCTTTTTGTGGCCCTAATGTCATCAATCATTTCTTCTGTGATATGTCCCCCCTGCTTTCCCTCGTGTGCGCTGACACCAGGCTCAACAAGTTAGTCATCTTTGTGGTGGCGGGAGCCGTGGGAGTCTTCAGCGGCCTGACCATCCTGGTCTCCTACATCTGCATCCTCATCGCCATCCTGAAGATCCGCTCTGCCGAGGGGAGACGCAAAGCCTTTTCCACCTGCTCGTCTCACCTGACGGCCGTCTCCATCCTGTATGGTACTCTCTTCTTCATTTATGTGCGGCCTAGTGCAAGTTTCTCTCTGGATCTCAATAAAGTGGTGTCGGTGTTTTACACCGCAGTCATCCCCATGTTGAACCCACTTATCTACAGTTTGAGGAACAAGGAGGTCAAAGATGCCATCCACAGGACGGTCACAAAGAGGAAGTTCTGGAGCCTAGACTCCTATCTCCAAAGGACACTGGGGGAGGAATCAAAGAGAACAGACCAATTGTGTAGATTCCTAAGATTCCAGGCCACCTGA